A stretch of Henckelia pumila isolate YLH828 chromosome 4, ASM3356847v2, whole genome shotgun sequence DNA encodes these proteins:
- the LOC140862652 gene encoding uncharacterized protein translates to MSSFKDLTLNESVAQSIQVMNQNLFRLDRFNGHNFMRWQEKVMFFLTTIKLSYILNDDLAPIPNDDATDDAKRKEELKAQRQKRKVDDFLCQGHILNSLSESVYSAHKTIETSKELWLALENKYRIEEASNQKFLIGNYFDFKMIEGKPFLDQVHDLQLIVSNLKNAEITLPEPFQVGAIIIKLPYSWNGYKKKLKHDESKHTLESLMHHLRIEKDSSTREHIDQETEKANMIQGKKSKNHKN, encoded by the coding sequence ATGTCTTCGTTCAAGGATTTAACTTTGAATGAATCCGTGGCACAGTCCATTCAAGTGATGAATCAGAATCTATTTCGTCTCGACCGCTTTAATGGCCATAACTTCATGCGTTGGCAGGAAAAGGTTATGTTCTTCTTGACAACAATCAAATTGTCATACATTTTAAATGATGATCTTGCTCCAATTCCAAACGATGATGCGACTGATGATGCAAAACGCAAAGAGGAACTAAAAGCACAGAGACAGAAGCGAAAAGTTGATGATTTCTTGTGCCAAGGCCATATACTGAATTCATTATCAGAATCTGTTTACAGCGCACACAAAACAATTGAAACATCGAAGGAGTTGTGGTTGGCTCTGGAAAACAAATACCGTATCGAAGAGGCAAGCAATCAGAAGTTCTTAATAGGTAACTATTTCGATTTCAAGATGATTGAAGGTAAACCCTTTCTTGATCAAGTTCATGATCTACAGTTAATTGTTAGTAATCTTAAGAATGCTGAAATTACTTTGCCTGAGCCTTTTCAAGTTGGAGCAATAATTATAAAATTGCCTTATTCCTGGAATGGCTATAAGAAGAAACTTAAACATGATGAAAGTAAGCATACTTTGGAATCCCTCATGCATCATCTGCGTATTGAGAAAGACTCTAGTACGAGAGAACATATTGATCAGGAGACTGAAAAAGCTAATATGATTCAAGGGAAAAAATCTAAGAACCATAAAAACTGA